The DNA region GTATCTTCTTTCGTTTCTTTCAGTTAATCCAATTTAACTCTTTCTATTGAATTTTTCAGGTTTATTTTTAATTAAAAGGATATTTATGACGTAACCGTTTTAACGGTTTATAAACAATTATTCAGAAGTTTCAGAATGTTTTATCTTGTTCAGGTAATCTTGCTGATTTCCTGAATAACAATGAGTAACAATAATTAACAAAAATTAAAACTATGAGGTGCGATATGAAAAAATTATATGCATTTACTTTTATTTGCCTTTTGTTTGTCCAATTTAGTTTTGGACAGGGCGTTTTTAACAGTCTGACTTCCGGAGCCTGGAATGTGGCTAGTTCATGGACTTTGGTATCAGGAACTGATTCGGATGGTATCCCTGATTCAGATGACGATGTTACGGTGTTAAACGGACACATTATATCTCTTCCGGCATCTGTAAACGGAAAAAATGTTACAATTAATTCAGGTGGTTCAATTATAGGACCCAATACAGGTTCTTCAATTTTTTATTTGCGGGTTTATGGAACCACATTAACTAATAATGGAACTCTTGGTGGAACTTTTCAAGGAACAAATTTAGGATTTGAACCTGCTAATAGCGCTGGGACAGTAACACTCAGCGGATCAGGGGTATGTAAAATATCCCAGGTCCGTAGCCAATCCGCTGCAGTAAATATGAATATTATTATTGACCAGGATATGAAAATAAACCGTTCCTGGGGCAGAGGTATCGGGTTCAGCGCATATCAGTCAACAACAAGTAACGGCAACACGCTCACCATCAACACAGGAAGAACTGTAACACTCGATTCAACAGCTGATTTCCATCATGGGTCTACCGGTATTCCCGTAGCAGGAGGTAACACTACTTACATCATTAATGGAACTCTGAAAACAAATGGCGGTCAGCGATTTATCATAATACCGTTTAATAGTGCTGCAAGTGTTCTGACAATCGAAGTCAACGGTGTAGTGGATTTAGGCGGAAGGGTTTTTGGTCAACGCGCTTCAGGGCAAACCGTCTTAGGTCCAGTTAATCTAAATATCAATAACGGTGGTGTTGTTAAAGTTAGCGGTGTTCCAGCTGATCCTGAAATTGATTTGTTCGATGTTAATACCACATTGAGCGGTACAGGATATATAGACATTGCTTCATGGCCTTTTATATTTAATCCAGCAAACTATATTAAAACGACGGGAACAGGCGGTTTAAAAAGAAATGTAGCATCTGCCGACATAACTTTCCCGATAGGTACTTCAACAAATTATAATCCTGTAGTAATGAATAATACGGGTACTGCAGATAAATTTACAGTTCGTGTGAAATCCACATTTGACAATTCGCCGGTAGATATAAATAAAGTTGTGAATCGTCAATGGACGATAGATGAAGAAGTTGCCGGCGGCAGTAATGCATCGATTATTCTACAATGGAACTTAGCGGAAGAGGCATCGAGCTTTAATCGTAATGTTGACCTCTTAGTCTCAAGATATACAGGTACTGCCTGGCAAGGAAAAAGTGCCAATTTAAGTGGCTCGGATCCCTATACTGCGATGGCAGCCGGTTTTAATGCTTTTTCTAATTTTATTGTCGAAAGCCGACCTATAACTACATTTCAACTAAGTAAAGGAAGTATAAATTTGGGTAGCGTAGAGGTGAGTGGCTCAAAAACAGATAGTGTTTATGTAAGGAATATAGGTGCCACAACAATAAACGTTTCTTCCGTAGTTTCCGACGAGCCTCTTTATACAGTAACACCAAGCTCCACAACGGTACCTGCAGGTGACAGTGTAAAATTTAAAATTACATTTTCACCAACAGCAACAGGTGCCGCGAGTGGAAATATAACTTTTACACATGATGGTGGAGGTTCGCCTCACATCGTTACAGTATCCGGAACGGGTGTGTTTACGGCTCCGGTGTTTGAAGTTAACCCGGCAAGTCTTGCTTTTGGTGTTATCGCAATAGGTAAATCAAAGGTTGACAGCGTTGTGGTAACAAATGGCGGAGCGACTAATCTTGTCATTGATTCAGTCCGGTCTTTCAATAACAACTTTTCTGTTAATCCTAGCGGTCCTGTTACCGTTCTTCCGGCAGCGACGCAAAAATTTTATGTAACCTTTTCACCTACCGCTGAAGCTGTTCTATCCGGTAATCTAAGTTTCTATAATAACACAACAACATCACCGAATGTAGTTGGACTCACCGGTACGGGTTTAATCATGAAGACTGTTCTGAGTAACGGAACGGGTGGTGGCGATTGGTCGAGTACAAGCACTTGGCAGGGGGCTGTTCTACCATCGGTTGTGGATAGCGTAGTTATACTCGGTGCGGATTCTGTTTATCTTTTATCAGATGTTTTAACCGGTGGTTTAGGTGTTCAAACCGGGGGAAGGTTACTACTTCTGGATACTCTTAGAGTTATCAACAGCACTGTAAACGGAACAATAATTGCTTCCGGTGCTGCCAGTGCAAGTGCGATTATTCCGAACGGTGTTATGATCTTCTTGAACGGATCTACATACAGACATGCCCTCCCGGCAGGTATGATCCCGGTTGCGACCTGGAATGCAGGCTCAACGTGCGAAGTAACAGGATATACGACCGGATCAAAACCAGGTAATCCGAATCAGAATTTCCATTATTTCATTTGGAATTGTGCGAGTCAAGCAGCTAACATTGATATGGCTTGGTACAACAATACTATCGGTGGAAATATTACTGTCAAAAATTCTGGTGTTTCGCGCTTCCAGATGACTAGTCCATCAGCCGGTTCACCAAATGTCATAACAATCAATGGCAATATCGATGTTGAAGGCGGACAATTTTCTTCAAACGGCTCTTCAAGCGCCGCCGATATAACTATTCATACATACGGTAACATCAATGCGACAGGTGGTAACTTCTCAATTTCGAGAGGCAGCGGTCCGACAGTAGCATGGTATCTTCATGGCAACTTCTCAATGTCAGGTGGAGCTACGACACAAAATTCAAAACCTGTCGGTGCAACTTTTATTGTAGCAGGAATTACACCACAGAATATCACATTTTCAGGTATGATATTCAGTGGAACAGTGCCTGTTCAAGTAAATAATGGTGCTGCGTTAAATGTTTCTCTATCTTCTAATACATACACAGCGGGTGGTTTTGAATTTACCGGTAATGACGGTTCAGTTATTAATATGGGAACAACTGTTCTACGGGGTTCAGGTGCCTTTACTATGAATGCAGGCGCTACACTGGAATGTGCTCATGCCGGAGGTTTAGATTCTACGCTTTCTAACACAGGTGGAAAAAATCTTGGGACAGGTGCAAATTTTAAATTCAACGGAGTTTCAGCACAGCGCACCGGAATCGTTCTACCGGCAACACTGAATAATTTAATCATCAGTAATCCGGCAGGAGTAACGGCATCAGCATCTACAACTGTGAATGGAATGCTGTCTATTATGAATGGTAATTTTTTATCAGATGCAAATACTATTACATTAGGTACGTCAGGAATTCTCAATGAGATTGCAGGACAAACAGTAATAGGAAAAGTTGTAACAACCCGCAATGTGATACAAGGTGTCAACAATACATTTGGTGGAATCGGTATTGAGATTAATGCGGCGGATGCTGCCCCTGGTTCAACGAATGTCGAACGAATAACGGGCACTGCTCAAACCGGCAATAGTAAATCTTCTATTTTAAGATATTTTAACATAGTGCCCACAATTAATTCGGGTTTAAATGCAGCATTAGTATTTAAGTATTATGACTCTGAATTAGCGGGGCAGGATGCGGGTTCATTGCAGTTATATAAATCGTTAGACAATGGTAGTACGTGGTCAGGTCAAGGCGGTATTGTAAATGTATCCGCAACAACCATTTCACTTAGCGGAGTAAATAGTTTTTCGCGATGGACTGCTGCGGATGCAAATAATGATTTAGGATTCAGTATTGCGATGTCATTGGGCTGGAATATGGTTTCGGTACCTCTTACAGTTGAAGATTACAGTAAATCAGTTTTATTTCCAACAGCTACATCGAGCGCTTTCGCTTACGAGACAAGTTATGTAACTAAAACTATTTTAGAGAATGCGGTTGGTTATTGGTTGAAATTCCCAACCTCGCAAAGCGTCCCAATATCGGGTGCTATACGTACGAGTGACAGTTTAATCGTTAGAACCGGCTGGAATATGATCGGTTCACTCTCTGTCCCGATTAGCATAACGAATGTAACTCGTAGCCCCGGTGTAAATTTATCATCCCCATTCTACGGTTATCAGAATGGTTACTCGGTAGCTACTACAATTGAACCGGGTAGAGCTTATTGGATAAAAGTTTCAGCAGATGGAAAACTATATTTAAATGTGTCGGGTAAGAAGTAACATTATTTCGTTAGAAAGAAACATATTTATGAAACAATTTAAAATAATATTCGCAATCGTTTTCATTACGTTGATTTTGATAGGTAATGTATTTGGGCAAACTGCTTCTTCTACTTGGCCACTCACAAGTGTAACAACGGTTAGTCCAACTAATTCGGGAAGTGTTACAGGCAACAATGAATCTTTCAGTAATATGGTGATAAACAATTATGCTGGTCCGAATAGTAGCCAACGAGTAACAACAACTACTGGGTCCTGGCCCGCCGAGACAGCTCAGAATGAAACACGTTACATCCAATTTGCTGTATCACCTAATCCGACTTATTCTTTTAATATTACATCGGTAACGCTTTCACTTGGTGCCAGCGGCGGTGGTAATATGAAAGTAAATATTTGGTGTTCTGTTGACCCAACATTTACCGTACGAACTCAACTCAATAGCAGCGTTCTTAGTTTACCTGACGGCTCATTATCCTCATTATCTTATTCACCAACTGTAAATGTTAATGATGGTCAAACATTTTATCTGAGAATTTATCCTTGGTACACTTCTTCTGCATCTGGTAAGTATGTCTGTCCGCAAAATGTTGTTATATCAGGAACAACTTCAAGTGCTACTCCATTAATTACAACATCAGTAAGTTCATTAACTAACTTTTCACAAACTGTCGGCACTCCCTCTGCTACACAAACATATACTGTCTCTGGTAATAATTTAAGTAATGATGTTGTGGTAACAGTACCGACAGGTTTTGAGATTTCTACCAATTCAGGTAGTACGTGGAATAATAATTCTTCTCCTGTAACTTTGACTCAAAGTGGTGGGATGCTAACTGGTCAACCGATTACGATTTCGGTAAGGATGAATGCTTCTTCTGCGGCTGTTTATTCCGGTAATATCACACATACAAGTATAGGAGCGACAACGAAAAATATTGCAGTTAGCGGAACTGCACTGGCAACTGAACCGACAGTTCAATCATCAATAACTTTTGGTACTGTTACGGATGTTTCGATTGTTGCAGATTTCGCAGGTGGGAATGGTGCAAGACGTATATTAGTTGCACGTTCAGGCAGTGGTGTGAACTGGGAACCTGTCGATGGAAATGCAATCACTGGTGTAAACAGTAATTTTGCATCTGCAACTGATCAAGGAAACGGAAACAAAGTTGTTTACGACGGAACTGGAACCACGGTTACAATGACCGGACTAACCCAAAACACGACATATCATGTTGCAGTGTACGAGTATAATGTTGGAACCGGCAACACACAAAATTATTTAATTACTTTGCCGGGAATCGGAAATCAAACTACGTTAGCTGTAGCAACTATTTCCGTTACACCCACATCATTATCTTTCGGCAATGTTTTATTTGATTCCACTTCTGTTGAAAAGACATATATAGTATCGGGAACGACACTAACTCCTTCTAGTGGAAATATAACTGCATCAGCCCCGACAGGGTATGAAGTGTCGGCGACAAGCGGTTCGGGATATGCTTCTTCAGTCCAAATTCCCTACACAAGTGGTGCATTGAGCGCAACCGCACTCTATGCAAGATTCAAACCTACCGCAATACAGAGTTATACCGGAAACATCTCTAATTCAGGTGGCGGTGCAACAATAAAGAATGTTTCGGTTTCTGGATTTGGTGTCGCACCACCAGCGCCAAATGAGTTTCAAGCTGAGGATGCTATCTTAGTTAGCTCTTATATACGAACACAATACCCAGGCTATACAGGAACTGGTTATGTCGATATGGCAGATAAAACAGGAAGTTCTGTAGAATTTGTTATTGGCCGGACGACAGCTGCAACCGATACAGTAACAATATTTTTCGCGAATGGTGGAAGCAGCCGCAGTTTGACTGTAAGTTTAAACGATGTGAACATTGCAACTCCATCTTTCCCGGGTACTGGTAGTTGGTCAAATTGGTCAACATTGAAAGTAGTTGTTGCTTTACATTCGGGTTTGAATCGTTTACGATTTACATTGAATACGAACGGTAGTGGACCAAATTTAGATAAGATTGTAGTAGGTGGGCAGCAGGCAACTGCAATGTTTAGATTAACGCTAACAAAAAGCGGAAGCGGAACAGTTTCGGCGAATCCACAATCAACATACTATGAAGCAGGAACATCAGTAACGCTCACAGCAACACCAAACTCTGGCCACGTATTTTATCGTTGGGGTGGTACGGATGAGAGTCAATCGAATCCGTTCGCGTTAATAATGAATTCACACAAAACAATAATTGGCGTGATGACACCCTCGGCAGGATTTGGATCTTTCCCTTACGAATCGAGTCCGAAAGGATTTGCTTCAGTCGGTGCTTTCGGATATCCTAACGGTACTACAGGTGGAACAGGAGCAGACCAGCGAATAGAGTATGTAACTAATTCAACAGATTTAATGAACATTATGTTCAGGCGTGTGGATCCAAATCGGACTTTAAACTTCCCGCCGCTGACAGTATATGTAATTGGAACTCTTACTGCAGAAGCAGGCGTAGCCCCGATGTTAGACGTGAAGGATCTGTATGATGTATCCATAATTGGTGTGGGTACCGATGCTACAATAACCGGTTTTGGATTTTTAATTGTACGTTCCAAAAACGTCATTGTCAGGAACATCAAATTTATGAATTCGCCGGACGATGGAATAAATATTCAAGGTGATGACGTAGAGGGGACTGGCAACCATATCTGGATTGACCATTGTACTTTTACAAATTGTTATGATGGTGCTTTGGATGTTACGCATACTGCATCGTATGTTACGCTGTCATGGAACTATTTTTATAAACACGATAAAGCCTGTCTACAAGGACACTCTGACAGTCAAACTTCAGACGTTGCGATGAAAATTACGTGGCACCATAACTATTTCGATAGCACAGGTCAGAGACATCCTCGTGTACGCTTTGGGAAATCGCATGTTTTTAATAATTATTACAGAAAGTGCAGTTTGTATGGCGTTTCTTCGAATTTAGAAGCTGATGTTGTTGTAGAGGGCTCATATTTTCTCGATGTTCCAATTCCATTTGAAACTTCACGAGATGCTAGCCCACCTGGCGATTTGGTTGCGAGAAATAACATATTAGCCGGTACAACCGGTGGAGGTTCAACGCGCGGAACTGCATTCGAACCATCAACATTTTATACTTATGCTGTTGATCTCGCCGCCGATATTCCTGCAATGCTAACTGCATACGCGGGAAGTGGCAAGTATGACTTCAGCGGGGGATATCCAACAACACCAACTACAACTTTTTCATTAGCTATAAACGCAATTCACGGCACTGTTACAAGAAATCCATCGCAGGCAGTTTACGACAGCGGTTCAACCGTTCATCTTACAGC from Bacteroidota bacterium includes:
- a CDS encoding choice-of-anchor D domain-containing protein codes for the protein MKKLYAFTFICLLFVQFSFGQGVFNSLTSGAWNVASSWTLVSGTDSDGIPDSDDDVTVLNGHIISLPASVNGKNVTINSGGSIIGPNTGSSIFYLRVYGTTLTNNGTLGGTFQGTNLGFEPANSAGTVTLSGSGVCKISQVRSQSAAVNMNIIIDQDMKINRSWGRGIGFSAYQSTTSNGNTLTINTGRTVTLDSTADFHHGSTGIPVAGGNTTYIINGTLKTNGGQRFIIIPFNSAASVLTIEVNGVVDLGGRVFGQRASGQTVLGPVNLNINNGGVVKVSGVPADPEIDLFDVNTTLSGTGYIDIASWPFIFNPANYIKTTGTGGLKRNVASADITFPIGTSTNYNPVVMNNTGTADKFTVRVKSTFDNSPVDINKVVNRQWTIDEEVAGGSNASIILQWNLAEEASSFNRNVDLLVSRYTGTAWQGKSANLSGSDPYTAMAAGFNAFSNFIVESRPITTFQLSKGSINLGSVEVSGSKTDSVYVRNIGATTINVSSVVSDEPLYTVTPSSTTVPAGDSVKFKITFSPTATGAASGNITFTHDGGGSPHIVTVSGTGVFTAPVFEVNPASLAFGVIAIGKSKVDSVVVTNGGATNLVIDSVRSFNNNFSVNPSGPVTVLPAATQKFYVTFSPTAEAVLSGNLSFYNNTTTSPNVVGLTGTGLIMKTVLSNGTGGGDWSSTSTWQGAVLPSVVDSVVILGADSVYLLSDVLTGGLGVQTGGRLLLLDTLRVINSTVNGTIIASGAASASAIIPNGVMIFLNGSTYRHALPAGMIPVATWNAGSTCEVTGYTTGSKPGNPNQNFHYFIWNCASQAANIDMAWYNNTIGGNITVKNSGVSRFQMTSPSAGSPNVITINGNIDVEGGQFSSNGSSSAADITIHTYGNINATGGNFSISRGSGPTVAWYLHGNFSMSGGATTQNSKPVGATFIVAGITPQNITFSGMIFSGTVPVQVNNGAALNVSLSSNTYTAGGFEFTGNDGSVINMGTTVLRGSGAFTMNAGATLECAHAGGLDSTLSNTGGKNLGTGANFKFNGVSAQRTGIVLPATLNNLIISNPAGVTASASTTVNGMLSIMNGNFLSDANTITLGTSGILNEIAGQTVIGKVVTTRNVIQGVNNTFGGIGIEINAADAAPGSTNVERITGTAQTGNSKSSILRYFNIVPTINSGLNAALVFKYYDSELAGQDAGSLQLYKSLDNGSTWSGQGGIVNVSATTISLSGVNSFSRWTAADANNDLGFSIAMSLGWNMVSVPLTVEDYSKSVLFPTATSSAFAYETSYVTKTILENAVGYWLKFPTSQSVPISGAIRTSDSLIVRTGWNMIGSLSVPISITNVTRSPGVNLSSPFYGYQNGYSVATTIEPGRAYWIKVSADGKLYLNVSGKK
- a CDS encoding T9SS type A sorting domain-containing protein; translated protein: MKQFKIIFAIVFITLILIGNVFGQTASSTWPLTSVTTVSPTNSGSVTGNNESFSNMVINNYAGPNSSQRVTTTTGSWPAETAQNETRYIQFAVSPNPTYSFNITSVTLSLGASGGGNMKVNIWCSVDPTFTVRTQLNSSVLSLPDGSLSSLSYSPTVNVNDGQTFYLRIYPWYTSSASGKYVCPQNVVISGTTSSATPLITTSVSSLTNFSQTVGTPSATQTYTVSGNNLSNDVVVTVPTGFEISTNSGSTWNNNSSPVTLTQSGGMLTGQPITISVRMNASSAAVYSGNITHTSIGATTKNIAVSGTALATEPTVQSSITFGTVTDVSIVADFAGGNGARRILVARSGSGVNWEPVDGNAITGVNSNFASATDQGNGNKVVYDGTGTTVTMTGLTQNTTYHVAVYEYNVGTGNTQNYLITLPGIGNQTTLAVATISVTPTSLSFGNVLFDSTSVEKTYIVSGTTLTPSSGNITASAPTGYEVSATSGSGYASSVQIPYTSGALSATALYARFKPTAIQSYTGNISNSGGGATIKNVSVSGFGVAPPAPNEFQAEDAILVSSYIRTQYPGYTGTGYVDMADKTGSSVEFVIGRTTAATDTVTIFFANGGSSRSLTVSLNDVNIATPSFPGTGSWSNWSTLKVVVALHSGLNRLRFTLNTNGSGPNLDKIVVGGQQATAMFRLTLTKSGSGTVSANPQSTYYEAGTSVTLTATPNSGHVFYRWGGTDESQSNPFALIMNSHKTIIGVMTPSAGFGSFPYESSPKGFASVGAFGYPNGTTGGTGADQRIEYVTNSTDLMNIMFRRVDPNRTLNFPPLTVYVIGTLTAEAGVAPMLDVKDLYDVSIIGVGTDATITGFGFLIVRSKNVIVRNIKFMNSPDDGINIQGDDVEGTGNHIWIDHCTFTNCYDGALDVTHTASYVTLSWNYFYKHDKACLQGHSDSQTSDVAMKITWHHNYFDSTGQRHPRVRFGKSHVFNNYYRKCSLYGVSSNLEADVVVEGSYFLDVPIPFETSRDASPPGDLVARNNILAGTTGGGSTRGTAFEPSTFYTYAVDLAADIPAMLTAYAGSGKYDFSGGYPTTPTTTFSLAINAIHGTVTRNPSQAVYDSGSTVHLTAVPATGYHFVNWSGDLSGSDNPSSIIMNSNKNVTANFSINQYTITATAGPNGSINPSGVLNLNYGDSLRFTITPATGYRIDSVLVDGVNQGTMSSYLFLNVVANQTINVKFAIQQFTITSTAGANGSISPSGVINVNYGDSLLFTITPTAGYRIDSVKVNSIYQGPLSSYTFRNISANHSITVNFAVASYSSSFFVDPGWNMVSVPLTVIDYRKSELFPNSISSAFIYANGYLVKDTLKNCSGYWLKFLSAEEISISGTQRASDSVEVNTGWNMIGSISLPIRTSDISPSSGISIRSPFYGYQNGYFLTDSIKSGSAYWVKVSGSGKLYFNSGSGLSKENAIHLNELEMLNKINITDAAGSSQTLYFGVDADAPFPIDYFGLPPSPPKGVFDVRYSSQRAVELHKSIIEKPEIFPITISSAVFPITISWDVQKRNNDVYELSAGDNVIELTGIGSKEYIVENIKSISLKARNKEIVPAEFILSQNYPNPFNPSTQIKFSADKTARTKLEIFNLLGQKVLTLFDEVAEAGRYYTVQFDAKNLTTGVYYYKLQNEQKSQIKKLLLLK